Sequence from the Arthrobacter pigmenti genome:
CGCGAAAACCAAGATAGGGATTCAAACGAGCGCTCATGGTTGATCTCCTGGTACTTCGGCTGTAGCGGCCGGTGCCTGGTGAACCCAGATGCACGTCTACGGCGCGCCACGTGATAATACTGCCCCACATGAACCGATCTGCCCAGCATCTTTTTCTGTTGGGCAGTACTCCCCTAGGCCGTCGCGAACCGCTTCGCTGAGCGTTCCTTCGCCTTTGCTGCTTCCTCGTCCCGGTCCTTGGGCGGAGCGGAGGTGACGAGGTCAGCCAATAGGCGCTCAGTGATGGCTGTGATGTCCGCTACAGCCCTGTCGAAGACTTCCTGATTCGCCTTCGAGGGC
This genomic interval carries:
- a CDS encoding DUF2277 domain-containing protein, translated to MCRNIRTLHNFEPAATSDEVQAAALQYVRKVSGATKPSKANQEVFDRAVADITAITERLLADLVTSAPPKDRDEEAAKAKERSAKRFATA